A region of Periplaneta americana isolate PAMFEO1 chromosome 16, P.americana_PAMFEO1_priV1, whole genome shotgun sequence DNA encodes the following proteins:
- the LOC138716423 gene encoding zinc finger protein 431-like — MNVIRDDSKDTVLTIKKEALIDARYEDYPEPLAYCEMVYEDQEHKETIKVEPVVNNDTDTDEDGPPSEVEFHEIKCEVKVEPDDLIEDAKDASTDTSSNDSKEYQDRSHPDVTKQQKSDESVVLESGSKTSVELRDQRKEFKCEMCCKIFFIKSNFKRHIHTHKKNTVYKCEVCSKEFLFRHALTNHSRIHMRDTSFNCELCNKTFSRISTLREHVRSHTGEKPYKCDQCNMSFSKNSGLKKHIIYKHTEDKQFKCEECGKGFTSGNGLKEHYRTHSGEKPFGCEICGKAFTKSCDLKNHTRTHTGQKPFKCEVCSKTFSESGSLKRHTRVHTGEKTFKCDVCGKAFSNSTALKKHTRTHTGEKSFNCEMCGHAFSDSSNLKRHIRVHTGERSYKCELCGRAFSNSSALKKHGQTHSAEKPFTCEICSKTFVDMTNLKRHAVKHMRDSIFVLGVC, encoded by the exons ATGAATGTAATCAGAGATGACTCTAAAGATACTGTTCTTACAATTAAAAAAGAAGCATTGATTGATGCCAGATATGAAGACTATCCTGAGCCACTGGCATATTGTGAGATGGTGTATGAAGATCAG GAGCACAAAGAAACGATAAAAGTTGAACCTGTTGTAAATAATGATACTGATACAGATGAAGATGGTCCACCTTCTGAAGTGGaatttcatgaaataaaatgTGAAGTGAAG GTTGAACCTGATGATCTCATTGAGGATGCAAAAGATGCTTCAACTGATACGTCATCAAATGATAGCAAAGAGTATCAAGACAG ATCCCATCCAGATGTCACAAAGCAGCAGAAGTCTGATGAGAGTGTAGTTCTGGAGTCTGGAAGTAAAACTTCTGTTGAATTACGTGATCAGAGGAAAgaatttaaatgtgaaatgtgttgtaagatatttttcattaaaagtaACTTCAAGAGACATATTCATACTCATAAAAAGAATACTGTGTACAAATGCGAAGTATGTAGTAAAGAATTTTTGTTTAGACATGCTCTTACGAATCATTCACGAATCCACATGAGAGACACAAGTTTCAACTGTGAGTtatgtaataaaacattttcaaGGATCAGTACACTGAGGGAACATGTTCGTTCACACACGGGTGAAAAACCGTATAAGTGTGATCAGTGCAACATGTCTTTTTCGAAAAATAGTGGTCtaaaaaaacatattatatataaacaTACTGAGGATAAACAGTTCAAGTGTGAAGAGTGTGGCAAGGGTTTCACGTCAGGGAATGGACTGAAAGAACACTATCGCACACACAGTGGCGAGAAGCCATTTGGGTGTGAAATTTGTGGGAAGGCTTTCACTAAAAGTTGTGATCTTAAGAATCACACCCGTACACACACAGGTCAGAAACCTTTTAAGTGTGAAGTATGCAGTAAAACATTTTCAGAAAGTGGAAGTCTTAAGCGACATACCCGTGTTCATACAGGGGAAAAAACATTTAAGTGTGACGTTTGCGGTAAAGCTTTTTCAAACAGCACTGCCTTGAAGAAACATACACGTACGCATACGGGAGAGAAGTCTTTCAACTGTGAAATGTGTGGCCATGCTTTCTCTGATAGTAGCAATTTGAAGAGACATATTCGTGTTCACACTGGAGAGCGTTCTTATAAGTGTGAATTATGTGGTAGGGCATTTTCGAATAGTAGTGCTCTCAAGAAGCATGGACAAACACACTCCGCAGAAAAGCCATTTACATGTGAAATTTGCAGTAAAACATTCGTGGATATGACTAATCTTAAAAGACATGCAGTTAAACATATGAGAGATTCAATATTTGTCTTAGGTGTATGCTAG